The following proteins come from a genomic window of Macadamia integrifolia cultivar HAES 741 chromosome 14, SCU_Mint_v3, whole genome shotgun sequence:
- the LOC122061064 gene encoding cytochrome P450 94A1-like — MLQLELSTTLLLFFLPFFFLFSIKSFFTFATKSNKSSSSPVTKLPRSYPLIGSTLTISANRERFNQWITELIQNTTPTHHGTVILDRSLGRRHLITTNPANVQHILKTQFYLYPKGNFSHDCLFSFLGSGIFNTDGENWKFQRQISSHAFNTKSLKKFVETVVEAELSDRLLPLFSTSTTQKSVLDLQDILQRFAFDNICKIAFGFDPGYLSPSFPQPETEFAVAFEEATQLSSKRFGSIFRGLWKVKRAFDIGSEKKLRIAVSKVRDYATSIVREKKKELEEKSSIETEDLLSRILNSGHVDETFVTDMVISFILAGRDTTSAALTWFFWLISRNPHTEKEILKEIGKEKPEGFNHYDEAKDMVYTHAALCESMRLYPPVPSDGKEAARDDVLPDGNIVKKGMQVTYHPYAMGRMESLWGKDWAEFRPERWLEKEEITGKWKFVGKDLYTYTVFQAGPRICLGKDMAFLQMKGVVAGVMRQFRVVPVDTGFEPVFVSYLTAKMKGGFPVRIEERGGE, encoded by the coding sequence ATGTTACAGCTTGAGCTTTCGACtacccttctcctcttctttcttccattctttttccttttctccatcAAATCTTTCTTCACTTTTGCAACCAAGTCCAATAAATCATCTTCATCTCCTGTAACAAAGCTTCCAAGATCCTATCCTTTAATAGGCTCAACTCTCACCATTTCTGCAAACAGAGAGAGATTCAATCAATGGATCACAGAGCTTATTCAGAACACTACTCCAACTCATCATGGAACCGTCATCCTTGATCGATCTCTCGGCCGACGCCATCTCATAACTACCAATCCCGCTAATGTCCAACACATCCTTAAAACCCAATTCTACCTCTACCCAAAAGGCAATTTCTCTCATGATTGCCTCTTTAGTTTTCTTGGTTCTGGCATCTTCAACACAGATGGTGAGAACTGGAAATTCCAGAGACAGATCTCTAGTCATGCTTTCAATACCAAATCCCTCAAGAAATTCGTCGAGACAGTGGTTGAGGCAGAGCTTTCTGATcgccttcttcctctcttctccacGTCCACCACTCAAAAATCCGTTCTTGATCTGCAAGATATACTTCAAAGATTCGCATTTGATAATATCTGCAAAATTGCTTTTGGGTTTGACCCAGGTTATCTTTCCCCTTCATTCCCACAACCAGAAACAGAGTTTGCAGTCGCATTTGAAGAAGCTACACAACTAAGCAGTAAgcgatttggttcaattttcagAGGTTTATGGAAGGTGAAAAGGGCATTTGATATTGGGTCAGAGAAGAAATTGCGAATAGCAGTTTCAAAAGTTCGCGATTACGCCACTTCTATtgtaagagaaaagaagaaagagttaGAAGAGAAATCTTCAATAGAAACAGAGGATCTTCTCTCAAGAATCTTGAATTCCGGCCATGTAGATGAGACTTTCGTTACAGACATGGTCATCAGCTTCATCTTAGCTGGTCGTGATACTACATCCGCCGCATTGACATGGTTCTTCTGGTTAATTTCCAGGAATCCTCATACAGAAAAGGAGATTCTGAAGGAGATTGGAAAAGAAAAGCCTGAAGGGTTTAATCATTACGATGAAGCGAAGGACATGGTATACACCCACGCAGCTCTCTGTGAGAGCATGAGGCTCTACCCTCCAGTCCCTTCTGATGGTAAAGAAGCAGCAAGAGACGATGTGTTACCAGATGGGAATATAGTGAAGAAGGGAATGCAAGTTACATATCATCCTTATGCGATGGGAAGGATGGAGTCATTGTGGGGGAAAGATTGGGCTGAGTTTCGCCCTGAGAGGTGGTTGGAGAAAGAGGAGATTACCGGAAAATGGAAGTTTGTGGGAAAGGATTTATACACATATACAGTGTTCCAAGCAGGGCCAAGGATTTGTTTAGGGAAGGATATGGCATTCTTGCAGATGAAGGGGGTGGTGGCCGGAGTTATGAGACAGTTTAGGGTGGTGCCGGTGGACActggttttgagccggtttttgTGTCCTACTTGACTGCTAAAATGAAAGGAGGTTTCCCGGTGAGGATTGAGGAGAGGGGTGGAGAATAG
- the LOC122060732 gene encoding cysteine proteinase inhibitor 1-like, which produces MVRNLNLDPIRAQGRLKQVQAIKTSAIGEPIPPPGGWQPLEDVKDPHVQELGKFAVSEHNKEAKVDLQFGEVKKGEFEVVSGTLYRLLITATNHGNASDYNVDVYEENRTKIKMLTSFTKA; this is translated from the exons ATGGTCAGAAATCTTAACCTAGACCCTATTCGAGCTCAGGGCAGGCTAAAGCAAGTTCAGGCCATAAAG ACTTCTGCTATTGGTGAGCCAATCCCCCCACCGGGTGGATGGCAACCCCTTGAAGATGTGAAGGATCCACATGTTCAAGAGCTTGGGAAATTTGCAGTCAGTGAACACAACAAAGAGGCAAAGGTGGACCTCCAATTTGGTGAAGTGAAGAAAGGTGAATTTGAGGTTGTTAGCGGAACACTTTACAGACTCCTTATCACTGCAACAAATCATGGTAATGCAAGTGATTACAATGTTGATGTGTATGAGGAAAACCGGACAAAGATTAAGATGCTTACCTCCTTCACCAAAGCATAA